In Equus przewalskii isolate Varuska chromosome 14, EquPr2, whole genome shotgun sequence, the sequence tttgataagatGTGCAACCCCAAAGACATGCTATCAAGGTGTCAAGCTGTCCATCTTAAAGTGAGAATACTGCTCCCATCCCCGCGAGGCTCAGGGGACTTAGCGCGGGGTGtggggggggtgtgggggtgtTTTCTGGAGGTATTCCTGACTTCTCACAGGGTGAGGTCCATGGTTAAGTGCTCTCAAATGCTGCTTTCGAAGCTTACTTTGGAGCGCTGAGATCAGGATCTCAACTTGAAAAGTTTGTTTCCTTCAGTTTCCTAAGCACAAGACACATTTGTACATTTCTGCTAGGCAAATAACACAGTAAGCCAGAAAACATTAAGAAAGGTCTGGTAGACTACACGGGGACaggaaataaaaggggaaattgcTGAGATGTGAAAGTTGCTTATTCAGTCTAAGAATTCTTGGGTGTTTCAAATTGATTGGAATGTACAGTCTCTCAGAGACAAATTTTTATGGAGAAAGAGAAGCTAGTGGATGCAATCAGAAACCCACAATCCTAAGCACTTCCTTGGGAACTTTTACAAAGCTGATTTTGGTGAAGGTGGTACACTGAAGTTTACGTGCAAGGGAGTTGTGGGCGGGTCCAATACACTACCTAATCCGATCCAACAGGGAGAACCATCCGGGAGGCCGCGAAGGGACCACTCTCTCTTATAGACCAAGACGCGTCTTGTGATTGTCCTGGAGCTTTATTCTCTTGATGCTGGAGCTGGAGTAGCCCTCGTCACTGCCGAGGCTCTGCATGCTTGCCCGCTCATCAGAATCACTCACACTGCTGCTGCTCCAGTCCAGCTCCCCCGTGAGATAGTCTGTGCTTTCAACGTCCACATCAATTTCTTCTGTGGggaggacaagagagagagacatgggtGAAGGCATTCTTCAGAAAACTCAGGCTGAATCAAAGTGGCTCCAGTCGAGCCCTTCTTCGGATGCTGGTGCCTAACTgttaaaaggaaagagggagctAGTACTGGAGGTCACACTACCCAGCTTCTCTAAATCACGAGCAGGTTCTTAGCTCCTTCTCTGCCGCTGGCAGATGGGAGAGGGcaagggagggtgggggaagcGGGAGGGTGGCcgaggaggcagggacagggcTCACCCCTGTCAGAGTCTGAGCGCTCTGAGGAGACTGTGGAGCCAATGCTGTCCATCCGTATCCTCTCGATGCCCAGCTTCTCCAGCTGCCTCTTCAGGTGTCGCTGCTCTCGCTGAAGCTGGTCTATTTGGTGAATGGCTTTTCTGTCACAATCTTCAAGTTTCTGCAAGTCAAAGAGGCAGTTGTTGGAGCCCACAGGAAGATTTCAAAATTGGCAATGACCCTGCATCCTCCTGTCTAGCAGTGGAATacccaatcttcctcagaagccATTTGGTGTGTCACTCATTTAGCTTCTTGCAGAGACAGGACATTGACCGGGCAGTGACTCCTATCTTCACCTAACTTCTTCAGCATTGACAATACTGTGGGTACCTGAACCGTCACAGGGATTCTGGGGGTGAACTCTGACACTCTAGCATCCTGGTACTCCTCAATTTTGATGTTGAAAAGACTGCAGGCAGCAGCCAAACCTGGTCTCCCCTGTCTGCGGCGGTGCCCTGAGCTCCTAATTTCTCTGAACAAGAGCATTGCATGTGACGGTAGCTTAAGAAACTCACTTCCATTTAAACGGATGTTTATCCAAGTACACATCCCAAAAACATGAGCACTTTTTTGTGTCATGCGAAATCTCAATTAACTTCTGTTAGCAGGAAATAGTCCCTTTTGAAGTCTCGATTCCAAATTGTCCAACATAAGAGCttagaaaatacatttccatAGACCATTTGTTTTTACAAATCTGTCCTCTAGCTTCTCATATTCTTCAGATAATTAAGACTGTTTAATTGTGGTTATTTTGCTGTAAACAGAGGTACTTTTCCCCCCAGAATTGTCATGTACGCGGGCTACTAACCATAATTCAAGTGATATTTGTCCAATCATGACGATCTAAACATGCTCGACAGTGATCCTGGCTGCGGCTCCCAGAGTTTGAATACAACTCCCTTACCCTTTGCTATTCAAGCTACATACTGAGTGCCAACTCTGTTTCAGACCCTCTGGGAGGTGCTGGGGATACGAGGTGAGCACAAATATCCAGTCCCCTTCCTGGTGGAGTGTACATTCTAATGATGGAGACAACCAAATAGTCATGCAAACCATGGTCAGATGTTAACTGTGACAAGTGCTGACAGAGAGATACCCAATAACAGGATCACTAGTCCCAGAAAGGAGGTGACCAAGTCGGGAAAGTTTCCCTGAGTTAGTGATACCTgtgctgagatctgaaggatgacaAGAAGTTAACTGGGTGAAGAAGGGAGGGGACAGCATACCAAATAGAGGGAGCAGCACgtacaaaggccctgtggtaaGAGAGCATGACAagttcaaggaactgaaagaagggcTGGAGCAGAAAGGAGCGTATGGCACAAGATGCTGCTATATAGGCAGGTGAGGGCCAGTTCAGGCAGAGCCTGGGGCAGACCTGGTGACAGGGTATGTCCTGAGCcacagaagaattttaaacagGGTGACACACTGATTTGAGCTTTAGAAGGATTGTTCTTGGGAAGCATGGAGATTAGCTTGGAGGGAGGCCAGAGGAATACAGGGAGGCCTCTGAGGACTTTACTGCAGCAGACAATGGTGAGGCGAAATGGAAGTAGACCAGGCTGTGAAATATTCAGGTCTTGGAGAAGACTTAGACACAGATAGCTAAGGAGCAAGAGTTATCAAGGCTGAGCCTGGGTTTCTGGCTTGTACAGTCAGATGGACAGCTGGATGGACCATTTAACTTCTGGTGCATATGGGTGAGCAATACTTCGTTGGATtctggacatgttgagtttgggGTACCCGTGATTCATTCACGAGGCAGGATGGAGGAGTTCACAGGCGAGGACTGTCGTGGAGGCATACATTTACTGTCCCTCATAACAGACAAACTCTTACTGGACAAATAAAGATAGAAGGTATCCCAAGGATACACTTACCTTTATGTGCAATTTGGCTTTTGTTAATAAACTCAGTGTAGTGTGTCGACTTGATTCAGGTCCAAGTGGCACCAGCCCCTTCAGCTTCTCCAGGCACAAGCGGAGATGGGCCCGTCTACAAAAACAAGATCAGAGCAGCATTTGAGAATTTCACAGTGGGCCAGAAGGCACCCTGGAAGAGCAAGTTCTAGAAGAGTGTGAAGTTGCCCAGGCCCAGTGATAGCAAATGCCACCAATGACCTCTGGtcaaataaatatcttttgaaattaGACAACCCTGGTGAAAATCAAGGAGAAGCAAAATCCAGAGTTTTCTAAAGTTGTCTCTACAGGTGTCGGGGTAGGGACTAATCTCTATTAGGCACATTTATCAAGTTATCTCCAGGTTTCTGGGTTATGATGTGACCCACAGAACAtccaaattcagaaaataatgacATGCCAGGGTGAGAATCCTTTTAACCCAATACTTCTCTTTCAACACTCAGGACCACTAAATCGCTAGCCTATATTGTTGCTGTATATAGTATTTACAAATGTGAATGACATACACGTATGGTTATTCActacagctttatttgtaatggccAAGATTGAAACAACCCAAGTAGGGACCATCAGTagggaattggttaaataaattatggtatatccacatAGTGAGGGACTACACAGCTATGAAAAAAGAACGAGAATGTGCTCTACGTCTATTAGGAAAGTATATTGTTaagtaaagaaaagcaagatatcAAACCATGCATACAATATGCTATCTTTGGGTAAAAATAATTATCTATATTCACGGTTTCCTGTACCGCCATAAAGTCTGGAATGATACATAAGAAACTAGTGAACAGTGGCTGGGTAGAGAGAAGTCAGGGAATAGGGACAAGGCAAGGGGGGTAGTTTTTACTgaataatttgttttacttttggttTTTCAACCAGGTAAACTACTGCTATTCAGAAAATTAGATACAGTTTTTCAACATAAGGAAAAAGTCCATCATTGGTATTGCTATACCAACAAGCATGCTGGGCAGCTGGAGAGAACCACAGGGAGGTCTTGGAGCATGGCGGAATGGCGAATGGGAcggagtggggaagggaggaaggctgGGTGAGGCAGAAGCTGCAGGGGCCCACGGAAGAGAGCGCCTCTAGCCACAGAGTGACCAGAAGCGCAGGAGTCCGTAAAATTTCGGCAATTGATTACACTTAATTGAAACCTTGGTTTGGGCCTTCTTCTAGAACCTAGCAGATTCCATGAATGTGAGAAATGGCCAAGATTCAGTTTTTGCTTCAGCCCACCACCTCCTTAAAGCCTTTGCAGGTCCCTCTAGCCTGTGGTGACTCCTCATTTTctgaatactttttctttatacTACTCACTGGGAAGTCCACTGTTCTGCCTGAATTGTTTGGTATTTGTTACTTAACCATTCATTGTGAACTCCTTAGAAAGCTGGGGCTGCAGCTTAATCAGGGCTGTGTTCCCAGTGTCTGCCCCTCCCgcatgcttaataaatgtttgctgaatggatTCTGTCATCTATCCAACTAGACTTAAGTTTCTTGAAGACAGAGTCCATCTCTATACCTTCAGCAGTGCTCAGGGTCCTGGGGGCCACTGTCCACAAACAACGACCTGGAGCAGAGCTCCTGGGAGCCTACCTTAAAGCTTAGTTCGCCCTTTTTGTCCCCCTCTTAAAAGCAAAAGTTCGGAATGCagaccaaaagaagaaaactgcttCGGAAAACTCCAAGACACGTCAATATGCATGCTATTGACCGAGGAAGTCAATTCACACCGTTCATCTCAAGACTTCAGGATGTTGCCCCAAGGCAGATCTAACAAGTGGTGCATTAGACATCCTCCTGAGCCTCCTTTCTCAGCTGGCTCTTGACAGAGTTGCCCTAGACTCTCCAAGGGCTCTCTAGCCTTGACAAACTCGAGGAGCAAGCACTCACTCCTGAGCTGGGAAGACTTAACGGGACAAATGCCCTACTATTTTATAAGACTTCTCTTGCTCTGAAAACCTGTCCAGGTGGAATGGCCACAAGCAAGACTCATGCTAGAGTTTTCCTCCTCTCACTCCtgcatgaggggaaaaaaagcagaagctGTGTGTGTAAAATGTACTTGTTCACCTTGGATGATAATACTCTTCAAAGAGAGCCATGAAAATAGCTCACGTTATTAGAAACACCATGAAAAAGTATAATTAGTCACTTAAACAGTTATCCAACTTATTTCTCACTATAAAGTTTatagattaattttcaaattagaaaaaaattcaaaaattagaaGTAGACTTTTCAGCTTGCTTGTTATTTGCAAAGACTGCATGATTCAGAACAGTGTCATATTAGTCCTTTTACGATGTGGGTTTATCTACAGATATgagtatgtacattttttagGAAGTTTGTCTacagataaaaatagaataatatcaTCTTTCCATGCATCGTCATTTCTAGTTACACAAGGAGTCCAGCCCAGCAAATACAATTTTCACTACCCAAATGTGAGTTCCCAAAGAACATTCCCAgttgtgaaactagaaataagcAATTTGACTAATTTGAGCTCAGGATAATACATGTTCATTCAGCGTTTTCTGGCCTAGTTCTATGAAAATAGGACCAGAGCACTTTCTGGATTTTTGCAGAGATCCAAAGTCAACTTGTCTTTGGCAGTGCGGCCTTGGCTTTCTCCAGTGCCTCACTGCTCCAGCCTGATGGCTACCCACCTGCCACCTGCCTGCAGACACATCCCCAGGCTGGTGTCTGGGCCAACTACCGCGGAGGGATGAGGTATGTGAAGCAGGCTCAGTGCCATCACAGAGTAGTGAAATTCGATTCCTGAACCAGGTGAAAAAGCAAACAGACCCCTCTATAATAGCTCCCACAGAGGACCCTCGACCCTGAGCCACATACGCTCCCTACCCTGGGATCTAGAATCCTTCAGCCAGCCCAGCGCACGCATGGAGCACCCAGATCTGAAAGATGCAGTCAAGCTCTTGTCTCAGCTCTCCCTCCTCAGTCCTAACTATTCCCCTGGCCAGGGCTCTCTTCCTCTAGGAGGGGCCTAGTGACATTTGAACCAGGTCTAACTCCCCTTTGAGGAACTAGCAGGGCTTTTGCCACATATCCTCAACAGGAAGCCACTCAATACCTTCACCTGACCCCTCCTTGAATCTCCTCCCATCACATCTTCTTCAGACAGTCCTCCTGTTGCCAAGAGCTGcctcccagctccccacccccagcagaaaAGCGTTGTGCCAAATCCTGGTTCCCTCGTGCCCCTGACTGTCTCTTCTTTTTGCGCTGATCTAACTGCTTTGTACCTAGGTCATGAACTTTGACAAACTTCACCTGCTGACTCTTCAGAAACAGCGCTTTCATTATTCTGGATGGACTGATATATCTTTGGTCTACAGTAGCATAAAGAAACCAATCTGTGATCTGAGCTGTAGTCAGTATGCTCAGAATCAAGTGTGGCTTATAACCAGTGATAACGAAATTAGGTACAAACTACAGTCTCTTCAGTAAGTTTTAAGtatctcaaattttatttatttttgtttttaattatttttatattctgaatcTGTCAGTCACTATACAACCAAATAGTGTTAGTGATTCAGAGTGAAGGTCTGGGATTCTAGCTTTGCTGCTTactccctgtgtgaccttgagcaaattactttacTCCATGTAGCATCAGTGTCCTCAGCATAGAGGAAGGATGACAACACCGGAGGGGGCTGTTGTATTAACTGAGACAAGGTATGGAAGCCCCTGGCCAGAGTCTGACATGGAGCGCTCCATCTATGGGAGCAGTTATTATTCAATCCTACCTTCGTCTGTAGATGGGTAATTACCAGGAACAGACACAGATTATTACAGCACTataatattccttttaaaatcaaCAGGGAACTCAAGGTGTCTCACTGGGTAGATACAGGCTATCTGGTAAAATCCAATTCACTGaacttttccttaaagaaagTGGTTATCTTTTATCATTAAAAGATTTAATGGAAAATCTAACCCATTTTCTATTGAAACACAGATCTTGCTAATGCTAAAGCTACCATTTTTTACGtttaaaaaattagcaaggattttatatataaagctaATGCATGCAAAAGGACAGATTCCTTTGTGGCCACTCACATCATGTAGAGGTGGGGGTAGGAGGGGCGCCTCTGAAGCGCACCCGGGCCTGCCTCCTACCTCTCTACTGCACTAgccaaagggaaataaaaatagcGGCAAATATGTATTGACCTTGGAAATCCAAGCACACCTCTGGATGTGCTGTCCATATCTAGAGAACCTAAAATATCTCACATACAATAGCAGGAAGAAAGCATAGCATATTTAGGAACAAACTTAAAACAGTTTCAAAGGATCTCtggaaagaaaaactataaaactttgttgAGAGAcataagaaaatctgaataaatgggGAAAAGTAGCACATTCCTAGATATGAACCCTCAAAGTAAAAATGTCAATGTTACCCAAGCTTGCCTACAAATTTAACATAATTCcaagagaaaaatccaaacagTATTTGTTGATGATGGAAAATTAATCTAAACATCATCTAGAAGAATAAATGTGTGAGAGACTGccaaaagttttgaaaaagaagaataatgaaGAGGAATGTGCTGTACCAGATAATAAATTGTATTACAAAGcttcaataattaaaaacaatatatacTAATATAAGAATAGACAGACAAATCAAGTGAACAGAAGCAAAAATTCCCAGAAACAGAGCTAAGAATAGATAAGAATCCAGCATATAGTGGAGATAACACTGCAAATCCTTGAGGGAAGAATGGCTTATTCAGAAAATGGCAGGGGAGTAGGGAGGTTAACatcaaaataaactccaaatatattaaatatttaaatataaaatatattcagatataGTTCTGTTGTTAGTCTTCCTTAACTCCTGTCAG encodes:
- the MXD1 gene encoding max dimerization protein 1, which encodes MATAVRMNIQMLLEAADYLERREREAEHGYASMLPYNNKDRDALKRRNKSKKNNSSSRSTHNEMEKNRRAHLRLCLEKLKGLVPLGPESSRHTTLSLLTKAKLHIKKLEDCDRKAIHQIDQLQREQRHLKRQLEKLGIERIRMDSIGSTVSSERSDSDREEIDVDVESTDYLTGELDWSSSSVSDSDERASMQSLGSDEGYSSSSIKRIKLQDNHKTRLGL